CTAACGGGTGGAAGAAAAGCGATCTCGTCGTCGGGAGCGAGCTCGGTTTCACTCTTGACGAAGTCGTGGTTGACGGCGAACTGGACCGAGCCCCCGTAGGCCGCGAGCTTCTGGTTTCCCGAGACAAGCTTTTGCCACAGTCCGTGCACCGT
This genomic interval from Vicinamibacteria bacterium contains the following:
- the moaD gene encoding molybdopterin converting factor subunit 1; this translates as MRVRVRLFAGLREVAGADHLDVELPRGTTVHGLWQKLVSGNQKLAAYGGSVQFAVNHDFVKSETELAPDDEIAFLPPVSGG